One Populus nigra chromosome 16, ddPopNigr1.1, whole genome shotgun sequence genomic window, tcattttctataaggttatcgcaattgaaaataaacatttcAATATTATGTTTGTGCTCGATCTTATGatcgtttatttttgttatcatataattaaataagcaattgtttttaaaaaattaagttattaatCTCAGTGGACTCCATGACTTAGTTTGCAAGTTTATCGGATTGACTTAAGTAACCTAGTTCATGGGTTTGATAGGTATACTCACCGAACCTGAGGtgcctttggttttttttttgtcctttagtttttttaattgattattttttaatttcatcatttgatattgaatttattgaaaaatatgcttcattatttattttttatactttctaTAAGGGTATTGCggtctcaaacaaatatctcaatatttgattaatgctCGATTTTgtgagcttttattttttatcttacaattaattagaatatttaaaaaaaagtaaaaaagtttttaaatcctGTAAAGCTCATAACTCAGGTCACAAGATGACCTGTCgacatctcaatattaaaatattatcaacttaaattgttttttaaaagcctaaccttatttttatttgtcgTATGAATAATGATTGCATCTAATGTTTGATATAAAACTATAACTTTTGAACATAACACCTATGACAATCATAatagaataatttaatttaaatcaatcaaTGACATGTGTTTGTCATatagtatatttattttgtgcattaacaatatctcttattttattttattaaagtcataaaaaaaattcaaaaactcttCAAATTCATATTCACATAATTGATGATTGTAGTCAAGAATATTTCCTTAACTTTCAAGCCTCATGAAACATAAAATTCATTAACTCCTTcaatatttatcattattataaaaaataaaactattcatattcattttctttttccttttgaatgTATAAAAACTAGAACTATAATTTCCGCACACATCTCcatttttctcaaacaaatctTAGAAATATCTTAATCTTAATGTTTAGAAATACCAAAAGGAAGAGTGATATGAATTCCATATCATAACACCTAATGGACCAAGGAGtcaattaatctttaatttgttttaccaaatcattaatattgaattattgaTGTTTTGTCATAAGAATGtatttatagctttttttaattggtatgtGTAATACAATATCTTGATGTTcttgaatattatattttggtGAAGATgtacaatatattttaagatgattgtatttatataatgtaatatatattaaaacattccTTTTACTAGTAACATTTTATACTCCATtctattttacttattttctaaaaatgatttaattgattaactgataattttttcaatacctttaaatctttttttattatatttttttgataatattcatAGTGTCAATATATTATTCATCTTCtaatttgaattgttactagTGTGTGTACTTGTTAGTTATGAATTGCTttaccatcaatttttttatcttatattttggTTTATAATTCTCTAGTATCATAGTTGAAATTTGCATATATACATCAaagacaaatttaaatttaaaaaaatattttgaataataaaaataagagaaagcAAAAGCATGTACACTTAGATTTGGATCCTAGGCCAACCACACTATGCTTGGAATCAAGCTTGAACACCTCTAAGCTAGGTTGCAACCTAATAAGTATAGGATGGACAACTCATCATCCATGGTCTAAGActtcaattttatatatctcCTAAACCCAAAgataaattgtataatttttatttttatttttatgacgAGATCTTTCATTAGAAGATACCTAACTAAaattttctctctattctctatTCTCTTTATACAtcttctttgaatttctttttgtatttcttttcttttcttttttacattttcaaatCCAACTATGAAAATTAACTTATGTACAATTAATGGTTCTAATATGAAAACGGGGTAGAGatgaaaattaaatctttttattaggaattgagattcataatttgttttgatttattttctaaggGGTTATTCAAGTTTCATGACTTGGGTCGCaaattaacctgagttgactcaagtcattcttatgtttttttttgttaattgaaatttttttttgtaattctatcctttaatattaggttaattgaaaatcaaactttagaatttattttgatttactttcatTGGAGTTATCCTGGTCTTATGATTCGGGTCGAGGATCTGACTGGttaactcaaatattttttttaattgatttttttttcattttttttcagcattaggttaattgaaaattgaacttcataacttgtttcaattttctttatatgagAGGTTAATTAAGGTTGACCCAAACAAATCCAATATGTtgtcgtctcaatattttttttaaatgatgtcgtcttaaatctttttatgtcaaactatttttttaccGGTAATTCAAAATGCTTTAGGACTCGTCAAGTTAGCTAGGTCATATTAGGTTAACCtccatgcattttaatttttttctactagaaaaacaTTAGCAACACCTAGATGTTTCTTTTTGTGTTaacaaattttaatcaaattcacAGTGTAGCACAGGTCAACAATCTCGTAAGATATAAAAACTTGTTTCttgtcaataaaataaaaattggtaaCAAGTtctcaaaacttttataaaaaaataatttttaaaattggttttttacATTATCAACCTATGATTTAGGAGTTAGGTCGAGTTTGagtttaaaaaatgaaagttgaTCATGCCTAAGCTAGACTAAGGATGTGCAGGGCCAATCAACCTTTGACAAAATTTAAATGAGGTTAGTTATAGGCCATTTAGGATTTGAGATCTAAAGTTGAGTTTTAGTATTATCAAGGATCAGGTTAGGATTTAATCTCAAGCACTTAAGGGTTGTGACAAAGATATGATTTTATGCACCTAAAAGCTATGCCAAGATTAGTTATAAGTTGCATCAAATAAACGTGCTCAGATCAGTCTATAATGTTCAGGGTCAAGTCAAGACTAGGTCCAAATTGCTTACAAGCCTATATTGGACTAGGTCTTAAGTCAAGAAGTTCAAGGTGCTTGAAAGTCAGACCAAGACCAAGTTTAGACCAATCCAAGGATCAATCTGGGACTAGATCCAAGATGTAAGATGTTAGGAGTCAAGCCAAAACTAGTTTGAGGTGTTAAGGGCAAGATATATAGGACTTGTTCGGGACATATGGTGAGCAAGGCACGATCAAGTTCGAAGCACTTAGGGATCGAAACAAGACCTAGTCTAGGGTGCTTGAGAATTGTGTTAGGTCTAAGTCTAGCACACTTTGGGTTCGAACAAAGTCAAGCCCATGAAATTCAAGGCACCAAGAGGCAATCTTGGTTCAAATTTAAAGTACCTTATGTTAAAAATAGGTTGGTTCCATGATAGTTAAGGCTAGGTAATGGTAATATTTAAGGTTGCCAATGAGATGAGATTAGGTTTAGGCACTAAGGTTAGGGGTAGGGTGCTTAGAGTTGGATAGATACTAGATTTAAGGTATGGTGAGTCGAGAGGAATATGCTAAAGGAACAATTTGGTACTAAGGAAAGGACCAACCCCCAATCTTCAAATAATATAAGCATTAGTTTTGATAATatgattatttgattaaaaccaAGTGTATTTtgtaaccaaacaaaaaaaacatcaaatcaaacaaatttccagtttttaaaatcaataaaccaaaaaaaaaaaaggaaaattatagCAAACGGCCTCTAAGCTGCGAATCAAGTGATTGTCAATCAAAGGACTGATTCCAAcactgtaaaaataaaataaaatggactgAATGCACAGATGGGAATTTTATAACATGATTTATAATAGTCTCGATTGTGGGAGAATGGAGAGGAGGAACaattagaaaggaaaaggaaacaagtaaattgtaataaaatcaggtaaaatccTTTTTGGCGTTTTGTAGCGCTAAAACCCATCCCTACCATGCATGCACACATAATAAGCCAAGTAACTGCTGTCACAACTCGAGTACACTTGTCAACGTATCGGAACAGTCAATAACACAACAAAAGATCCCTTCTTTCTACCTcagattttcctttttttctttttcgagtTTCTTAAGTTTGACCGCGTCATTTTGCATAAAAGTCAACATgaagttttcaaatttatagTTCTGGTTCCCTGGCTTTGACCACCCACTCCTGCTTACTTCAAACCTTCAATCCTTTTGTTCTGGATTTGTAATCTTCTGGTCTCATataaacatcatcatcattgtccttttgatattaaaaaaatattattttaatatattttaaaataaaaaatactttacattATCATAATACATGAATTCCTCCTATCTGGTCAATTGAGTCAGCAGGGTTATTCAAGAATCAATACCTTGGTAATTATGAAGCTTAAATCAGTTGgtaattttttcttatgttgatcATCTAGGGAATTTCAAACTCAAAACTCCTCGGAGAGCTCATCGGCTTCTACAGAACTGTCCAATCCAACGGCTCAATCAAGCGGGTAATAAGATGGGGTTTGACGGCCTCTGCAGTCTATACATGACAATAGAAATATGTGATTACTTACCATTTATAAATGCAGAAATACCATAACCTATAAACATCAATACATCAGACAAATGATGATAATATGCACATCAAACATTATTTTGCTAATAAATAATTTCACTAAAATCACACATGGAACTGCCCACATTGTAtgcatcaataattttaatttcccAACACCTTAACGCACATTGTCGCATCAGTTGGAATACAAATTCCTCCTACATTCTATCAACAAGATGTTCTTAACAACAAAGTTTTATTAATTCCAACAAAACAGACTGGACATacttgtaaaagaaaaggaaagaaaaaaacgtGTATGCAAGTAAGAAACTATTTGATTTTGCTCTATTTTGACGTGGCTAATTTTCAGCCAAGGAGACTGAGGCAGTTCTCAGGGCAGGGAATTCTACTCACGTTAACAGGGGCATGGCTCCTTGGGATAGCACAACGTGAGCCACCCCAGGCATGACCAGAGATGAAACTCTGCACCTCGGCTGAGGAGGAGAACAAGTCAGGTAGACTGATGCTCAACACAAATATTGCTCAATATTAAAGCTGTCTAGTTTATGATTTAGAGAACAACCACACTTTATAAGATTCAGCAAAAATAGAAAGTAAGGAAACTGACATTTCAGTGCATGCCATCAACTTAATCAGATAGGCTGGAGTATAACCAGTTCAGTCAATTATAAACGCACTGAACTGGAGCACTAAAACAGTGAATATATACAGAGGCTGATGCGATATGGATGCATGCATATGTGTATATATTAAAGTTCATTTGGAGCTTTGTACTTGAGAAATAAACACACCAGAACACAAGATCTTGGCTGGAAGAGGAAAGGTATTATTCAACATCACCCCTGTCCAGGACAAGAGAATTATCATTATCTTGTCCAATGATGAAAAGGAGAAATTGAGTATATTATTAACAACATGACACATTACAACAAACTAAAACTGTAATTTTATTCATCTGTGCAAGCCGTTGATTTTCTCACCTTTGCAAAGCTCTTATGGTAACCAAACATACAAATGACAATCAGACTATGAAGGAAGAAAACGACACAAAGCcatgaaacaaattaaaaataaaaggcaaagtTATCAGCACCTCCTAAAACTGTATCTATGGAtctaaattaaaacccaaattcatCCCAAAAGGGAAGGCAGCGATTACCAGATGTCCAGATTCACATCTCCTCAACAAAGCCATGATCCAACAGCGCAGATTGATACGCTACACGTAGTTGGTGACCAATGTGCACATCAGCATCCCATCTCATCACAGCAAAATTTGCACTTCCATATATTACTCAATGTTGGTGATATAGGTGTGCACGTCAGCATCCCATCACAGCACAATTGTACACAAAGCTGCCCGAAGGCTTACTAGCAAGCAGGTCCCACTTTGGAGGACCATCACCTGGAGCCCATGAGTGCAGCTCAATCATCCCTCCACCTAGAGCCCTAGGTCCACCTATAACAATAAGTCGATCTCCACATGCCCTAAATGCCAGGCCCCAACCATTCATCGAAACTGCTTGTTCAGGTAACCTCCCAAGTGTAATCCacacattgttttttttgtcatatttcCTCACCTCCTTTTGTGCATAATCAGCTGCATAGAGCTCATTATTCACAACTGCAACTAAAGGAGGTGCCCCAGCTGCAGCAGGTGTTTCTGTGATCACAGCCCCTCCATTTTGAGCAGGCAGCATATCAGGTATCTCATGCCACGTTCTTGTTTTCAAATCATATGCCTCCCCACATGTCAGCATCTTTGAACTGCCAGCTCCAATTCCACCAATAACATAAAACTTGCCATCCATAAACAGTCCAGAACACATTTTCCTAGCTTTATTCATGTTTGGAATAGCAACCCACATGCCAGTTTCTGAATTGTATAGCTCCGCTGAGTTCAAAACATTGCCACGTGGATCACAACCACCAGCAAGTATCGCAATTTCCCCCAGACTGGAAGATCCAAACAAGCACCTGGGTGTGTTCATCTTCATGCCAGATGTCCATGTGTTTGTTAAAATGCTATATCTATAAATAACATGGGACTCTATACCCTTTCCAAAAACTAGAAGATCTGTACCAACAGCCAGCGATTCCTTGTCTGAACACATGAAAcattcatttgatttaattcttGGCAAATGCAACCATCGACGACGAATAGGATCATAGGCCTCCCATTCAAGGAGATTGCAAGAGAAATATACCCATCGCTCGACAATTCCTGCTTCCCGCCTCAGCTTATACAGCTGACCACTCTGAACTAGAGAATGGAAGCTTTTATTGAGTAAAGCAATGGCACCATAATCAGACCTTGAGCAGTGGAGGAGACAGCTTATTGATAAGTCTCGACCAAGTTGGTTAATGAGTGAACTCGAATCCGATTGATTTTCTACTTGATGGTGGTTTTCTAGTTGATTAGTTTGTGCAATTGAAAGAGCATGCAGACAATCAGCTTGATACTGATTATCTGGTTGATCAGTATGCACAATGGAATGAACATGCAGAGCCTCCATCTTTTCCTGTCTCTCATGGCCCTCCAGCACCTTTGCTGCCTTTCTTGAGGTAACATCTTCCCCATCTTCTAATGGCCGCTTGTTCGAGAGCTCAACAGCGCAGCAAGCATTATAAATCCACGTGTTCTCTTCCTCACATGATGCTGGTAATTCTCTTGGGACAGGATAAGATGAAGCTTCCAACATGGTGCTGGGgttgaaagaattaaagaaacaaaagctTACCAGCAGACTCCCTTGTAATAATAAATTGCAAAAACAGTCAAACAAGAAAGGAAAATCAATTAGTCATGAAATCTATTGAAAAATAACGCATGCAACCAAGAAATATACAGccaagccaaaaaaaataaaataaaataattggaaaCAAAAACCCAGATCTTTGCAGCATTCTGAAATGAATGCAAAACCTAACAGACACAGAATGATGCATGTCATagtaacaacttttttttttgttaatctagAAACACTAGATTCAGGTATGACAAAACAATCTAGTAAAAGATTACAtttcaccaataaaaaaaaagctacaagTTACAGAAATAAATAAGACAGTGAAAGCAGCTATGCATGAGAAATGACAGGAAACCAATCTGATCTCTGAGCTCAAAAAACCACAGTAATTCAAGAATTAAGCACACATATCCGACTACAATCCAATTCCTTAATAAATTTTCCttcgaaaaaaaaacaaataaagatctGCTGAGAAGACTAATCCATGCCAATCTATAACAAAATACTATCCATATAAGAAAtgatttagaaaacaaaaaacaacattagCAAATTGTGCTACCATAAATGTTTGCAGCAAtcattaaaaagagagaaagaaagacacTCACACAAATTCGGCAACAAAGTTTTGAGCTTTCGCTGCAATTCAATGGTATGTGAGAATCAAAATCCAATTGCTATTTTCTTCCGTTAGATTCACCCCctccccccccctctctctctcttgtttttcgGGTTATATTAGCAGACAGCCGAGAGAGTAACAAAATGTGTTGAATGGTAACGTTGATTTAATGTTGgaggtttttatatatttacatcacaatatatatatatatatatataataacatattacttTTCCGACGCGGCCTACATACTGTGACGCAGATCCTTGTGGTATATATATTGGCGCCGCGCGATGCCACATTTTCctttataaagttatttaattaataatgataattacaattaaaatacgTAATGGtaagaataataattatttaaaaataataaaaaaatatgttagagTGAAAAAACCTCATTTATTGATATCTACATTAGATGGGATTtttgtatattaattttagttgaataatttttaatacagATGTGTTTAAGAAAAAAGACCTTGTGCAAAagtcattaaatttaattttttatcaatgattttgaaattattaaaaatcaaataaatgatgaagaatcTAGTTTAAACCATgaagatttaagaaaaatttcaaGAGAAAATGGAAGTTTTGGAGTTGGCTATAAGTAGAGTCAAGGAAAATTAACAAGTAAAGATAACGTGATATGAATTATGTTTAGTTTAAATGTTAAGAGAGTTATTATGAGTTAAAAGGAACAACTTGAATTATACCTATATTGAAAAATGGATTTGTGTTTTGGGATTTAGAAGTATAAGTGAAAGTTGTGATGAATATATGGATAATAGATTGTAAATTGGACATGGAATTGAggttttaaagaacaaaaagtaaaaggaaatgatttataaaaattaatggaagttagaattttatttttgaaaatatgaatTGTAGTAAATATGTTGATAGAAGCTATTCgtatagaaaataaagaaaatcataacATAAATAGGTGGAAGAAAAGATGATAGTATGTAAGGGTTaggaattatataatttaattaggtAAGAATATCATTATGAAAAATTACGAAATAGGagaaatataaaaggaaaattatgaGGTGGTTGCAATTGTTAATGATATAGGAGTAATGGTTGAAAGCGGTAAACCTAAGTACTTATATGCATGACAAAccgaagaaaaaataaatttatgagtaGTGTGATGAAATTATGTAACATGAATGTTGATGTatgatgagataaaaaaatatattgataatgataccttttctaaaataataagaGGCACCACAAGTGGCATTTTCTATAGCTAGAGAAGCATGTTTAGCTAGAGGTACAAGTAGTGCTCCACACCTtattctaatttaaattttaattagtctTGTTGATACaaaattcttttattgtaaATGACTGAATTTTGAATGtctggaagaagaaaaaaattaaagaattggaAGAATTTATTGGCATCTATAAAGGATCTTTGAATTGATTGGCAACCAAATAGGTTTGTTGGATTATTGGAATTCATGAAAGGATAGCCGAATTGATTGGTAATCAAATGGGTTAGCTGGAGTTTTGGCATCCAAATGGGGTAGTCGGGttattggtaaccaaatgagtTTGCTAGATTTATTGGCATTCATCGGGAGATAGTTGGGTTATTGGTAATCAAAAGGGTTAACTGGTTTATTAGCATCCGTGAGGGATAACCAGAGTGATTGGAATTCATGAGGGATAGCTAAGGTTATGAACATCTGTATAGGATGACTAAGATTAAATTGACATAGATGATGATGGTTAGAATGCTTAAGTTGTTGAATTAAAGAAACAATTGAATGTCTTTTAGAAATGAGAATAAAAGACTCTTGTTGATATGTTacttatattttaattcttgtAATGGTATTCACATATTTATAATGCTAATTACTTGATTCCAAGTTCATCTCATTACATATATAAGTAATAACATCATTGGTAAAATATCTTTGATAGATAAGTGATGATCCCTTGGAAGGGGTATATCATTGATTTGAATCTTAtaacacgcgcgcgcgcgcgcacacacacacacacatatatatatatattaaataattttattttgatgtgtaaACGAACTGTAACTTAAGTATTTAATTGTTCattatgtttattgttaatatggaattgatttgaaaagtgaAAGATTCATCATGGATGAATGTCGATAAGGTAGCCATGAGGTTGCTATAGTGTTATGTGAGGATATGGTTTAAGATGTCAGGATCAGAATTGTGCATTGATTTGTGTGTGTCAATTATAAGCGCCGCCAAATATGGAAATGACCTATTTTAAAGGGAAATTTTTGTTGAGATTGTATTAGACTAAATAAGGATGATTTCAAAGATTAAAGAGGAAGGAAATGCATGTAAATATAACAATAAGTAATATGAGAATTGTGAAGATAAGAGAAAGTGATAAATTCATAGGATTTGATAACTAAAAGATGATATACAACTATATATGATTTTGTACTGGAAGAAACACTGgaatatgttaataaataaaataaataatgattacCAAAAGTATATGAATGTCAAAGGGTACaaggaaatgattttttaaaagaaaaatatatggatGAACCAAATAgtacaaattaataataagaaagaATGGAAAATTGAAATGATAATTTATAAGTAAGGAGTGGAAATGATATGGATAAGTTATGTGTGGCATTAAGCATGTTGAAATGATTTCAAGAAAgattaattgattgaaaacaataaaatgggtaaaaaagataattgaataaatattaaaaaattaaaacaagaggAAATggacattaaagaaaaaaggatagAAGTAATGATCATAGATATTAAACGGTAATGGTGAGGAATTGTTGAAAAATGAAGCAATTAAATGACTTGTGAAAGATGATattgagaaatataaataagGATGGAAGTTGGAAGATGAAATGCATTACATATGTTGTTATATAAAATAGTTGTGTGAGTTAAGTGTGAATGTAGAATGAAATATGGAATACATTAAATGTGTTTTTAAGAAGAAACAATTAAATGGTTCAATAAAGAAAATTGAGGTTTAAATCTACCGTGTTAGGAATaagatattatataaattaaattgtgcTAGTGAAATGATGTAAGATATGACACAAATATGACTTGTATGAGAACATGATAGGGAAATGATATAATGgaatcaaaaagagaattcAACCGAGGTTGATGAGTATGTATTAAATTAGGAAATGATATCGATTTGAGATAATTAAAGAAGATTAATAAGAATGGTATCTCTTGCATAGGTGTTGAAtattaataactaaaataactcaaatgtttattatatttttatgatttagtatgttttttcaagtaaatGTCTTTAAAAATTGAGGATATAAATGAAGtgctattaaattatttgatttcccATCTTGAAAGTTATTAATAAAGTTCGAGGAAAAATATATGGTTCATGGTTGAGGTAAAGGGCGAAGAAGAAAGGCTACCTATTGATGAAGGGAACGATGTGAATGAAAGTTATGGtattaatgaaaaatttgataaaaaaaatatttaaggtttTGTGATTTCTAGAGTTGAGTTAAGTATTTTGGTGATGAATATGTATGAATTTCATTATTGTGGTTATCATTTCTTAAGTCAGTGGAAGATCTGGTGATGAGATTTATAGATACCAAAGATATAgacctaaattaattatgtattaCAAGTATTTGTCCATTGATTACCTTAGTTCTTTCTAGGAGGAACCTTAAGCTACTTAACCTTCCATGTCAAAGATATTCATGTATTTCGAATGAAtactttaataataatttatatgtatatcactaaaaaaaagtaatgtaaATGTATAATTGTGTAAGAATGAATTATGTATTATTGTATTGGTTGATGAAGTTGTCGATGGATGAGTGGGgattattcttataaaaaaagaaatttactcAAATTGTTACTTATACGATTGctaattcaaaaa contains:
- the LOC133675264 gene encoding F-box/kelch-repeat protein At1g74510-like gives rise to the protein MLEASSYPVPRELPASCEEENTWIYNACCAVELSNKRPLEDGEDVTSRKAAKVLEGHERQEKMEALHVHSIVHTDQPDNQYQADCLHALSIAQTNQLENHHQVENQSDSSSLINQLGRDLSISCLLHCSRSDYGAIALLNKSFHSLVQSGQLYKLRREAGIVERWVYFSCNLLEWEAYDPIRRRWLHLPRIKSNECFMCSDKESLAVGTDLLVFGKGIESHVIYRYSILTNTWTSGMKMNTPRCLFGSSSLGEIAILAGGCDPRGNVLNSAELYNSETGMWVAIPNMNKARKMCSGLFMDGKFYVIGGIGAGSSKMLTCGEAYDLKTRTWHEIPDMLPAQNGGAVITETPAAAGAPPLVAVVNNELYAADYAQKEVRKYDKKNNVWITLGRLPEQAVSMNGWGLAFRACGDRLIVIGGPRALGGGMIELHSWAPGDGPPKWDLLASKPSGSFVYNCAVMGC